In Aspergillus nidulans FGSC A4 chromosome IV, a single window of DNA contains:
- a CDS encoding inositol monophosphatase family protein (transcript_id=CADANIAT00000439) yields MEYTGPYAKELEIACLTVQRAAILTKKLIQAVDKGSFDKQDDTPVTISDFGAQSLIIAAIHRHFPDDDIVGEEDSKTLRAEPELLERTWDLVSSTRLEDDESEKLLSAPSSKDEMLHLIDLGAQGSCKPKGRTWVLDPVDGTATFMRGQQYAVCLGLVEDGKQIIGVTGCPNLNLEFGGIQEDLADVAGRGLMVFAVAGEGAWTRPMGGGSLVPATKIQPVEQITDPKDIRFVDCKSATSSNYELNERLAASLGAPWPPAADLWSAQLRYIAIAVGGCNVLIKIPRKASYRSKVWDHVGGMLIVEELGLTVSDLEGKPVDLTLGRTLSGCEGMIIAPTSIHGRLVEAVKQIK; encoded by the coding sequence ATGGAGTACACTGGCCCCTAcgccaaggagctggaaatcGCCTGTTTAACGGTTCAGCGAGCCGCAATTCTGACCAAGAAACTTATCCAGGCTGTTGACAAGGGTTCTTTCGATAAACAAGATGACACCCCTGTCACTATATCCGATTTTGGGGCGCAAAGCCTGATCATCGCTGCAATTCATCGTCATTTTCCTGATGATGATATcgttggcgaggaagacTCAAAGACTCTCCGTGCCGAGCCGGAACTGCTCGAACGCACCTGGGACCTTGTCTCGTCTACTCGacttgaggatgatgagagtgaGAAACTCCTCTCGGCACCGAGCTCGAAGGACGAGATGCTTCACCTGATTGATCTAGGTGCGCAGGGGAGCTGCAAGCCCAAAGGCCGGACGTGGGTCCTTGACCCGGTCGACGGAACCGCAACCTTTATGCGTGGTCAGCAGTATGCCGTGTGCCTGGGCCTTGTGGAGGACGGGAAGCAGATCATTGGGGTTACGGGGTGTCCGAACCTCAACCTCGAGTTTGGCGGTATCCAGGAGGACCTTGCGGACGTGGCAGGGCGCGGGTTGATGGTGTTCGCTGTCGCCGGTGAAGGCGCGTGGACAAGGCCGATGGGAGGCGGGTCCCTCGTGCCTGCGACAAAGATTCAGCCGGTCGAGCAGATTACGGACCCTAAAGATATTCGGTTTGTCGACTGCAAGTCGGCTACCTCGTCGAACTATGAACTTAATGAGCGCCTTGCCGCCAGCTTAGGAGCTCCATGGCCGCCGGCGGCGGATCTGTGGTCTGCGCAGTTGCGAtatatcgccatcgccgtgGGTGGATGCAATGTACTTATCAAGATCCCGCGCAAGGCCTCCTATCGCTCCAAAGTCTGGGATCACGTCGGAGGAATGTTGAttgtggaggagctggggttgACGGTAAGCGACTTGGAGGGCAAGCCTGTTGACCTGACGCTGGGGAGAACACTGTCAGGATGTGAAGGCATGATCATCGCGCCCACCTCCATCCACGGCCGGCTCGTGGAGGCTGTGAAACAGATAAAGTGA
- a CDS encoding DUF1774 domain-containing protein (transcript_id=CADANIAT00000440), which yields MAFYNPFARRESHGQYPLTAYRVLAPLSWALVVVVGIYYSIHEPSDISNGWTIWSQLGRQFTAFSVNVTVVEIYWVVLLLSQIFYLFQLFNKDTAIVALAGNSAAHFILNNLFVVAWILLWTRNHFWPAEIIVIAHIINQHLLFWRIRNLPPISHIAVVAGPYAWTLITLFWTGAAAVRSHNLASNIAANIFLWIIFLIGSIHIFLAVDDLLGYSLSLLTFGLAVAQTSRKSHLHLQWIFAWVIFGVFLLDSLYVTSAKYVGRNVLFRSPREPESSDAERAPLLNDATAPASTS from the exons ATGGCCT TCTATAATCCATTCGCTAGGCGCGAGTCGCACGGTCAATACCCGCTGACAGCATACCGGGTTCTCGCGCCTCTATCCTGGGCTCTGGTCGTGGTCGTCGGTATCTACTACTCCATCCATGAACCATCCGATATCTCGAACGGTTGGACCATCTGGTCGCAGCTGGGGCGACAATTTACTGCATTCAGTGTCAATGTTACTGTAGTCGAGATCTACTG ggtcgtcctcctcctctcccagaTCTTTTACCtgttccagctcttcaacaaAGACACTGCGATCGTAGCTCTAGCAGGAAATTCAGCGGCGCACTTCATCCTGAACAACCTCTTCGTTGTTGCGTGGATCCTCCTCTGGACGAGAAACCACTTCTGGCCCGCCGAGATCATTGTGATCGCGCACATTATCAACCAGCATCTCCTGTTCTGGCGCATTCGCAATCTGCCACCGATTTCGCATATCGCGGTTGTCGCAGGCCCATATGCCTGGACATTGATTACGCTCTTCTGGacaggagctgctgccgTCAGGTCTCATAATTTGGCCTCGAATATCGCCGCGAACATCTTCCTCTGGATTATCTTTTTGATCGGCTCCATTCACATCTTTTTGGCTGTCGATGATCTCCTGGGGTACAGTCTGAGTCTGTTGACCTTCG GCCTGGCCGTGGCCCAAACTAGTCGCAAGagccatcttcatctgcagtGGATCTTTGCATGGGTCATCTTTGGAGTCTTCTTGCTGGACTCACTCTATGTGACCTCCGCCAAGTACGTTGGTCGTAATGTGTTGTTCCGGAGCCCGAGAGAGCCAGAGTCGAGTGATGCTGAGCGCGCCCCCTTGCTTAATGACGCTACGGCACCTGCATCGACCTCTTAG
- the chsB gene encoding chitin synthase class II (transcript_id=CADANIAT00000441) codes for MDCQNGRRANRTVRFARTAESRYPERYSYEYDPEETLSRAAPSMRNAPTIPPPTASGADEMRYTASRPASPARPWSPTRAADWVRPPSAAASYYERADINGSPRPGTPSSRYGGSPRRPLPPAPLFSKPGTTTQDTKIDIGDGEEDPFGGGGRTISSRHGPQGSVQSFTSESTFIADETDLEKVDLDEYEEESNETKSMVDPNLHYGPAPEKQSRRGVRNAQMAKKEVQLVNGELILECKIPTILHSFLPRRDDREFTHMRYTAVTCDPDDFTQRGYKLRQQIGRTMRETELFICITMYNEDETHFTRTMHGVMQNISHFCSRSKSRTWGKDGWKKIVVCIISDGRKKVHPRTLNALAALGVYQEGIAKNVVNQKQVNAHVYEYTTQVSLDSDLKFKGAEKGIVPCQVIFCLKEHNQKKLNSHRWFFNAFGRALQPNICILLDVGTRPEPTALYHLWKAFDQDSNVAGAAGEIKASKGKNMLGLLNPLVASQNFEYKMSNILDKPLESVFGYITVLPGALSAYRFFALQNDAEGNGPLNQYFKGETLHGKDADVFTANMYLAEDRILCWELVAKREERWVLRFVKSAVGETDVPDSIPEFISQRRRWLNGAFFAAVYSIVNVKQLWKTDHSLARKILLQIESVYQLLQLIFTYFGLANFYLAFFFIAGSLTDEKIDPFGHNMGKYIFIVLRYACVLVMCLQFIFSMGNRPQGAKKLYLSSMIVYSIVMAYTAFCTLYLIVLELMAKTGHDVPITMSDTLFVNIVVSLLSTVGLYFFTSFMYLDPWHMFTSSAQYFALLPSYICTLQCYAFCNTHDVTWGTKGDNTINTDLGTARIINGSIVEVEMPSEQLDIDSGYDAALRNLRDRLEVPDPGVSESQQQEDYYRAVRTYMVSVWMVANVVLAMAVSEVYGVGSSGTNVYLAIILWSVAVLAIIRAIGSTAYAVLYLIQKLVEGKAKFQAGNIASANASAAGSSLGTKSNVSYGSKGLNMTDRINETKWAISRGMQKAMFWKK; via the exons ATGGATTGTCAGAATGGAAGACGAGCTAACCGCACTGTCCGTTTCGCCAGAACCGCAGAGAGCAGATACCCGGAGCGGTACTCCTACGAATATGATCCTGAGGAAACACTCTCACGTGCCGCTCCAAGCATGCGAAATGCGCCCACGATTCCTCCGCCGACGGCCTCTGGTGCAGACGAAATGCGGTATACGGCTTCTCGCCCTGCATCGCCTGCTCGGCCATGGTCACCTACTCGTGCAGCAGACTGGGTAAGACCACCATCAGCGGCTGCGTCATATTACGAGCGAGCAGACATCAATGGTAGTCCACGACCCGGGACCCCCAGTTCAAGGTATGGCGGGAGTCCGAGGAGGCCCCTTCCGCCAGCCCCGTTGTTCTCGAAACCAGGAACCACAACTCAAGACACGAAAATCGATAttggcgacggcgaagaagacccattcggcggcggtggaagAACAATAAGTTCTCGCCACGGACCCCAGGGCAGCGTGCAATCGTTTACGAGCGAATCGACGTTTATCGCGGACGAAACGGACTTGGAAAAGGTTGATTTGGATGAgtacgaagaagaaagtaaCGAAACCAAATCAATGGTCGATCCCAATCTGCACTACGGCCCTGCCCCCGAGAAGCAGAGCCGCCGAGGCGTCCGCAACGCGCAGATggcaaagaaagaagttCAGCTGGTCAACGGTGAGTTGATTTTGGAGTGTAAGATACCCACGATTTTGCATAGCTTTCTGCCACGCCGAGACGACCGAGAGTTTACGCACATGAGATACACTGCTGTGACCTGCGATCCAGATGATTTTACGCAAAGGGGGTATAAACTGCGCCAGCAGATTGGAAGGACGATGCGCGAGACCGAGTTATTTATATGTATCACCATGTATAACGAGGACGAAACCCACTTTACGAGGACCATGCACGGCGTCATGCAGAATATCAGCCATTTTTGTTCTCGATCCAAGTCTCGTACATGGGGCAAAGatggatggaagaagattgtGGTTTGTATCATTTCGGACGGGCGAAAGAAGGTGCATCCCCGGACGTTGAATGCTCTGGCTGCGCTGGGTGTGTACCAAGAGGGCATTGCAAAGAACGTCGTCAACCAGAAACAGGTCAATGCCCACGTTTATGAGTATACCACACAAGTGTCGCTCGACTCCGACCTCAAGTTCAAGGGGGCTGAGAAAGGTATCGTGCCTTGCCAGGTTATCTTCTGTCTGAAGGAGCACAATCAGAAAAAGCTAAACTCGCATCGTTGGTTCTTCAACGCTTTTGGCCGCGCTTTGCAACCTAACATTTGCATCCTCCTTGACGTCGGTACCCGGCCGGAGCCCACCGCACTGTACCATCTATGGAAAGCGTTCGATCAGGATTCCAATGTTGCTGGTGCAGCCGGTGAAATCAAGGCCAGTAAAGGCAAGAATATGCTAGGTCTTCTGAATCCGCTCGTCGCGAGTCAGAACTTTGAATACAAGATGTCAAACATCCTCGACAAGCCATTGGAGTCTGTGTTTGGGTATATCACTGTGTTGCCGGGTGCGCTTAGTGCATATCGATTCTTCGCATTGCAAAATGACGCCGAAGGTAACGGTCCTCTGAACCAGTATTTCAAGGGAGAGACGCTGCATGGTAAGGATGCAGATGTGTTCACTGCCAATATGTACCTGGCGGAGGATCGTATTCTCTGTTGGGAGCTGGTTGCTAAGCGGGAGGAAAGATGGGTCTTACGATTCGTCAAGAGTGCTGTTGGAGAGACTGATGTTCCTG ATTCCATTCCCGAATTCATATCTCAGCGTCGTCGATGGTTGAACGGTGCCTTTTTCGCAGCTGTTTATTCTATTGTCAATGTAAAGCAGCTGTGGAAAACCGATCATTCGCTCGCACGAAAGATACTTCTTCAGATCGAGTCTGTCTAccaactgctgcagcttATCTTTACATATTTTGGTCTG GCAAACTTTTACctagctttcttcttcattgcgGGTTCTCTTACCGATGAGAAGATTGACCCATTTGGCCACAACATGGGCAAATACATATTTATCGTTTTGAGATATGCTTGTGTTCTTGTTATGTGTCTTCAATTCATCTTCTCTATGGGCAATCGACCGCAAGG AGCGAAGAAGCTATACCTTTCAAGCATGATTGTCTACAGTATAGTCATGGCGTATACCGCATTCTGCACACTATATCTGATCGTGTTGGAGCTTATGGCTAAGACTGGCCACGATGTTCCCATAACTATGAGCGATACGCTTTTCGTGAACATCGTGGTTTCCCTACTTTCCACGGTCGGGCTGTACTTTTTCACTTCGTTCATGTATCTGGACCCTTGGCATATGTTCACGTCGTCTGCGCAGTATTTCGCCTTGCTGCCCAGCTATATTTGCACACTGCAGTGTTATGCGTTCTGCAACACCCACGATGTCACCTGGGGAACCAAGGGTGATAACACAATCAACACTGACCTGGGTACGGCGCGCATCATCAATGGGTCtattgtcgaggtcgagatgCCATCCGAACAACTTGATATCGACAGTGGCTACGATGCTGCGCTTCGCAACCTCCGAGACCGTCTTGAGGTCCCCGACCCTGGAGTGTCCGAAAGCCAGCAACAGGAAGACTACTACCGTGCAGTACGGACGTATATGGTCTCCGTCTGGATGGTCGCCAACGTGGTTCTCGCCATGGCTGTCTCTGAAGTGTACGGTGTCGGCTCGAGTGGTACGAACGTCTACCTCGCTATCATCTTGTGGTCTGTCGCGGTTTTAGCTATCATACGTGCCATAGGATCAACGGCGTATGCAGTTCTGTATCTGatccagaagctcgtcgaggGCAAGGCCAAGTTCCAAGCCGGTAATATTGCGAGTGCCAATGCCAGCGCCGCTGGGAGCTCGCTCGGGACAAAGTCGAATGTGTCTTACGGCAGCAAAGGCTTGAACATGACGGACAGGATTAACGAAACTAAATGGGCTATTTCGAGAGGGATGCAGAAGGCTATGTTTTGGAAGAAGTGA
- a CDS encoding SAC3/GANP domain protein (transcript_id=CADANIAT00000442), translated as MSSGIPPWRASASATATTAVYPSHATPAYIPVQARRSLTTPASTSATPAPQPKTTAADAGNRKRVEWPEPVRKYVQRCFAPENQISGVSRQEMEAKLRSVITEAAQSDVLDKINWEAQPLPQVMVQNDKLRILTNPEASTWGTPFAAQSPKRTASDDASRKRKSAEYQTESNACPPWRQTNKSNVFEDRVTYSPTDKRQRIESKNSNIRPLPVLMKTLDLLKKKWKKDNNYTYICDQFKSLRQDLTVQHIRNEFTVSVYEIHARIALEKGDLGEYNQCQTQLRALYAQQLGGHPTEFKAYRILYFIHTRNWTAMNDALADLIPADKRSAAVKHALDVRSALALGNYHRFFQLYLATPNMGAYLMDMFVDRERLSALSAICKAYKPDVKIRFITEELGFESDEQSARFILDHSSEDMLLEKDGSVRLLTGGKAAQLFEAAKADAHRVIDIKGQI; from the exons ATGAGTTCTGGCATACCGCCTTGGCGTGCTAGCGCTTCGGCGACTGCTACGACTGCCGTTTACCCCAGTCACG CAACCCCAGCATACATACCAGTACAAGCACGCCGTAGCCTTACTACCCCGGCCTCGACTTCCGCGactcctgctcctcagcCGAAAACAACCGCAGCAGATGCGGGTAATCGAAAGCGAGTAGAATGGCCGGAACCCGTCCGCAAGTATGTACAACGCTGCTTCGCTCCTGAAAACCAAATTTCCGGAGTCAGCAGacaggagatggaggccaaATTAAGATCTGTCATAACCGAGGCAGCACAATCCGACGTACTCGACAAGATCAACTGGGAAGCCCAACCGCTGCCGCAGGTCATGGTCCAGAATGACAAGCTCAGGATACTGACCAACCCCGAGGCTTCCACCTGGGGAACTCCTTTTGCGGCCCAATCACCAAAGCGTACTGCAAGCGATGATGCATCGAGGAAGCGGAAGTCGGCTGAGTACCAGACGGAGTCAAATGCCTGTCCGCCGTGGAGGCAAACTAACAAGTCCAATGTCTTTGAAGATCGAGTCACTTATTCACCCACAGACAAGCGCCAACGCATAGAATCCAAGAATTCAAATA tccgtcctcttcctgtCCTGATGAAGACACTggatctgctgaagaagaagtggaagaaggacaacAACTACACATACATCTGTGATCAGTTCAAGTCACTGCGCCAGGATTTGACAGTGCAGCACATCAGGAATGAATTTACGGTCAGTGTCTACGAGATCCACGCCCGAATTGCgctggagaagggagatCTTGGTGAGTATAATCAATGTCAGACGCAGCTGCGGGCTTTGTATGCGCAACAATTGGGAGGTCATCCGACCGAGTTCAAGGCGTACCGTATTCTCTACTTTATCCATACGCGCAACTGGACGGCAATGAACGATGCCCTGGCCGATCTAATCCCAGCAGACAAGCGGAGTGCAGCCGTCAAACATGCATTAGATGTGCGGtctgctctggctcttgGCAACTACCACCGGTTTTTCCAGCTTTATCTCGCTACCCCGAACATGGGAGCGTACCTGATGGATATGTTTGTGGATCGCGAGCGACTTTCCGCCCTCTCGGCCATCTGTAAAGC ATACAAACCAGACGTAAAGATCCGATTCATCACCGAAGAGCTAGGCTTTGAGTCCGACGAGCAGAGTGCGCGCTTCATCCTGGACCATAGTTCGGAGGACATGCTCCTGGAGAAAGATGGATCTGTGAGATTACTCACAGGAGGAAAGGCCGCCCAACTGTTCGAGGCGGCAAAAGCTGACGCCCATCGCGTGATTGATATCAAGGGACAGATCTAA
- a CDS encoding phosphatidylinositol-3-phosphate-binding protein BEM1 (transcript_id=CADANIAT00000443), translating into MKALRRSLKGEKDSKPHHHHQHHHQQHHHLSITPKSAVAILPPKKVIKALYDYQPEPGNTQELAFSKGDFFHVISREDDSDWYEACNPLIPTARGLVPVTFFEVIGKTQRDSSGSIDLGKKKEPHDSGFADRATSSGSEFGSGSSKSYQSHPAFPRTSMMGKAGGGAMVYGVVQYDFQAERPDELDAKAGEAIIVIAQSNPEWFVAKPIGRLGGPGLIPVSFIELRDMQSGQAVADPLEAVRRAGVPKVEEWKKMTAEYKNSSISLGKIETTGSMQSVTSGMERMSVRQSADHVSHMSQNGHANAYHNRNASKASIAPSTHQQPPPHSQQPLVAPIAASIPRYCFDNDKYWYIIEVKMEDGRCWELSRYYHDFYDFQIALLTQFEEEAGNRGKPRTLPFMPGPVAHVTDAISDGRRHNLDEYIKKLLAMPPHITRCALVRQLFAPRPGDFEIDPSAFGEDARFSGGSQHSSGHELSPSASRQSSQQQNGPSERSSHSHSHSHSHSHQRSQTSSSIPNGKPPMVRQQSSLTQVSTSSGGALKVKVNFQDDLIAIRVPSDINVQQLKEKLMDRLKINDEIVVQYKDEASGAYVDLISDSDLDTAIQRNSKLTLYVGLA; encoded by the exons ATGAAG GCTCTCCGACGCTCCCTGAAAGGGGAGAAGGATTCCAAaccccaccaccaccaccagcaccaccaccagcagcaccaccatctGTCCATTACGCCCAAGTCCGCCGTTGCCATTCTGCCTCCAAAGAAG GTCATCAAGGCTCTCTACGATTATCAACCCGAACCAGGGAACACCCAGGAATTGGCATTTAGCAAGGGCGATTTCTTCCACGTTATCAGCAGGGAAGACGACTCGGACTGGTACGAAGCGTGCAATCCCCTTATCCCTACCGCCAGGGGGCTGGTTCCCGTGACCTTTTTCGAAGTTATCGGCAAAACCCAGCGAGACAGCAGCGGATCCATCGACCTGGGCAAGAAAAAGGAACCGCACGACTCTGGCTTCGCTGATCGCGCTACTTCTTCAGGTTCTGAATTTGGTTCAGGCTCCTCTAAGTCTTATCAGTCGCACCCCGCATTCCCCCGAACTTCCATGATGGGCAAAGCCGGCGGAGGCGCCATGGTGTATGGGGTCGTTCAGTACGATTTCCAGGCTGAACGGCCCGATGAGTTAGACGCCAAAGCAGGCGaggccatcatcgtcatcgccCAATCGAACCCTGAATGGTTCGTCGCAAAACCCATCGGTCGCCTTGGGGGTCCCGGCCTGATTCCCGTTTCGTTTATCGAGCTTCGTGACATGCAGAGTGGGCAGGCTGTTGCAGACCCGCTCGAGGCTGTCAGGCGCGCTGGTGTTCCAAAAGTGGAGGAGTGGAAAAAGATGACTGCCGAATATAAAAACAGCAGCATCAGTCTAGGTAAAATCGAGACGACTGGCTCCATGCAATCCGTCACTTCGGGTATGGAGAGGATGTCAGTGCGACAGAGCGCGGACCATGTGAGCCACATGAGTCAAAACGGCCATGCTAAT GCGTACCATAACCGAAACGCGAGCAAGGCGTCTATTGCCCCGTCTACCCATCAGCAACCGCCGCCCCACAGTCAGCAACCCTTAGTCGCACCCATTGCTGCCTCGATCCCTCGGTACTGCTTCGACAATGATAAGTACTGGTACATCATTGAAGTTAAGATGGAGGACGGTCGCTGCTGGGAGCTGTCGCGATACTACCACGACTTTTATGATTTCCAGATTGCTCTGTTGACCCagtttgaggaggaggcaggCAATCGGGGCAAACCCCGAACCCTACCATTCATGCCCGGTCCTGTCGCTCACGTTACCGATGCCATTTCTGACGGCCGCCGGCATAATTTGGATGAATATATCAAGAAGCTCTTGGCTATGCCTCCACACATCACCCGATGCGCTCTCGTCCGTCAGCTCTTCGCGCCTCGTCCAGGCGACTTCGAGATTGACCCGAGTGCttttggagaagatgcccGGTTCTCAGGCGGCTCGCAGCACTCGTCTGGCCATGAGCTTTCTCCCAGCGCCTCAAGGCAATCGTCGCAACAACAGAATGGGCCTTCGGAACGAAgctctcactctcactcCCATTCACACTCCCACTCGCACCAGCGATCTCAGACTTCCAGCTCTATTCCCAACGGAAAGCCCCCCATGGTCCGACAGCAAAGTTCTCTTACTCAAGTCTCAACCTCAAGTGGTGGTGCTTTGAAAGTCAAGGTCAATTTCCAAGACGATCTCATTGCTATCCGCGTCCCGAGCGATATCAATGTCCAGCAGCTAAAAGAAAAGCTTATGGACCGGTTGAAGATCAATGACGAGATCGTGGTGCAATACAAGGATGAGGCGTCGGGCGCCTACGTCGACCTTATCAGCGACAGCGATCTCGATACCGCTATCCAGCGGAATTCCAAACTTACCCTCTACGTTGGACTCGCATAG
- a CDS encoding AFG1 family ATPase (transcript_id=CADANIAT00000444), whose product MSGPSARLCAHHIAGAPSRPALIRPVAVRTSKPVFVAGCRRNFHGLRTAPSRKHNGYGWCNPGFVNHATHQRRSAATAAEVATPVKASAAEAAGPLAEYNARVEQGRLRDDPYQRQIIEQLQDLYERLKSYKAPAVVRPSIESLDAAPKKSFFGSLFGKAPAKPESSIPEDLPKGLYMYGDVGCGKTMLMDLFYETLPSNIRSKSRIHFHNFMQDVHRRMHVVKMKFGNDFDALPLVAADIAEKSSVLCFDEFQCTDVADAMILRRLLESLMSHGVVLVTTSNRHPDDLYLNGIQRQSFIPCITLLKTVLTVINLNSPTDYRKIPRPPSGVYHHPLGPEADQHAQKWFDYLGDPINDPPHPTTQEVWGRKIQVPLASGKAAKFSFQQLIGAATGAADYLELVRNYEAFIVTDVPGMTLHQRDLARRFITFIDAVYESRAKLVLTTATPLTNLFISESEVKTSLDDNGEHTDLSDAMRMMMDDLGLSMKALKTSSLFSGDEERFAFARALSRLSEMGSKEWVERGLLGKSGLDAEGKEKEKNEHEAYLKARSRWSEDNIFNPRLHIAICPVTFQFYASLWLSISGLAPDEADTCSFFILEQGQNPAALLGASDQEYWWLYKGLTGIMHLEISKLSFRYQLKFSVGQFPLVTASL is encoded by the exons ATGAGTGGCCCCTCCGCCAGACTTTGCGCCCACCACATAGCTGGCGCGCCGAGTAGACCGGCACTGATACGCCCTGTCGCTGTGCGCACATCAAAGCCAGTCTTCGTTGCAGGCTGCAGGAGGAACTTTCACGGCTTAAGGACAGCACCGTCACGTAAACATAATGGCTATGGTTGGTGCAACCCGGGGTTCGTGAATCACGCTACGCATCAGCGGCGGTCCGCAGCGACTGCTGCGGAAGTTGCGACTCCTGTGAAGGCATCCGCTGCGGAGGCTGCCGGTCCATTGGCGGAGTATAATGCGCGGGTTGAGCAGGGGAGACTGAGAGATGATCCTTATCAGAGGCAGATCATCGAGCAGCTACAAGATTTGTATGAACGGCTCAAATCGTATAAGGCCCCTGCTGTTGTACGCCCGAGTATAGAGTCTCTCGACGCCGCTCCGAAGAAGTCGTTTTTTGGCTCTTTGTTCGGCAAGGCACCGGCGAAGCCGGAGTCATCGATTCCGGAGGACCTGCCCAAGGGTCTGTATATGTATGGGGATGTTGGGTGCGGGAAGACGATGCTTATGGATTTGTTCTACGAGACGCTGCCGAGCAATATCAGATCCAAATCGCGAATCCATTTTCACAATTTTATGCAGGATGTACATAGGCGGATGCATGTGGTGAAAATGAAGTTCGGCAATGATTTCGATGCGCTGCCGTTGGTTGCTGCGGATATTGCGGAGAAATCGAGTGTGCTATGTTTCGATGAGTTTCAGTGTActgatgttgctgatgcCATGATTTTGCGGAG ACTCCTCGAATCCCTCATGTCTCACGgcgtcgtcctcgtcacaACCTCAAACCGCCACCCTGATGACCTCTACCTAAACGGCATCCAGCGCCAATCGTTCATCCCCTGCATTACCCTTCTCAAGACCGTCCTGACAGTAATAAATCTCAATTCTCCCACCGACTACCGGAAAATTCCCCGTCCCCCATCTGGTGTTTATCACCACCCGCTAGGCCCCGAAGCCGACCAACACGCTCAGAAGTGGTTTGACTATCTCGGCGATCCCATCAATGACCCTCCTCACCCCACAACGCAGGAAGTCTGGGGCCGCAAGATTCAGGTTCCTCTTGCTAGTGGGAAGGCCGCTAAATTCAGCTTCCAGCAGCTTATTGGAGCTGCAACAGGCGCGGCAGATTACTTGGAGCTTGTGAGGAATTACGAGGCGTTTATCGTAACCGACGTGCCGGGGATGACCTTGCATCAGCGGGATCTGGCGAGGAGGTTTATTACGTTCATTGATGCGGTTTATGAGAGTCGG GCAAAGCTCGTCCTCACAACCGCCACCCCCCTGACAAACCTTTTCATCTCTGAATCCGAAGTCAAAACCTCCCTCGATGACAACGGCGAACACACGGACCTCTCCGATGCCATGCGCATGATGATGGACGACCTAGGCCTGTCGATGAAAGCGCTCAAAACGTCCTCGCTCTTCAGCGGTGACGAGGAGCGCTTTGCGTTCGCGCGCGCGCTGTCGAGGTTGTCGGAGATGGGAAGTAAGGAGTGGGTTGAGCGGGGCTTGCTTGGAAAGAGCGGCTTGGATGcggaaggaaaggagaaggagaagaacgagcaTGAGGCTTATTTAAAGGCGAGGAGTCGGTGGTCTGAGGATAATAT CTTTAATCCACGGCTGCACATTGCCATTTGCCCCGTGACTTTTCAGTTCTATGCAT CCTTATGGCTATCCATCTCTGGTTTAGCGCCAGACGAGGCCGATACTTGCAGTTTTTTCATACTGGAGCAAGGCCAGAATCCGGCGGCATTGCTTGGAGCATCCGACCAGGAGTATTGGTGGCTATATAAAGGCCTTACTGGCATCATGCATCTAGAGATCTCCAAGCTATCCTTTCGGTATCAACTCAAGTTTTCAGTTGGTCAATTCCCACTGGTCACGGCTTCGTTGTAG